Sequence from the Bombus pyrosoma isolate SC7728 linkage group LG3, ASM1482585v1, whole genome shotgun sequence genome:
tttttctatcgattttaAGTGTGTAGCGAATTCAATATGGCTTCATTGAAGATCAGAAATTCAAATCATCGTAAGTTGTCAAATGCaacttaatataattaacatataatataataagaaacatGTGATTTTTTGTGTATCTTCCTAAAAATATGCATTATTAATAGTGAAAAGTAGTTTGACTACACAAATATAACTACAATAATACGATATGAGGTTATGATACAAGATTAATAGTAGTGACTAAAATTTtgactattttttaaaaataccgaACTTCTAATGCTGAGATATGGCCCGTTCCTCAGTATCAGCACAATGTGACTTAATTGCATCATACATGGATGGAGTACATGTTAAAATTGCAGAGGCCTATAAACCtccaagaaaaatatgtttaccagctgcatataataataaactaccGGATGTATCCAAATTAACTTATGATTTCAATTTGGAACGATCAGTACTTGAGAAGGTTAAGTATTACTTTACATAAACTCgtgatatacatttatttgaaaataatttgcattttacaaTGCATATAGATTGATCCTATGatctttcttaatatatttgtataattattaatgtaaatttggTTTCAAATATAAGCTTGTATGTTagtcaatgaaataaatgaactaTAATTCGCAATAACTTAATTTATAGATGACAGAATGGCGTAATGTTAGGCAAGTAAATAACAAAGCGCGGCATGCACGATTAGatgagaaaaggaagaaacaaaaaactGAATTTTCGCCTCCACCGCCACCTCCATTGCCTGATACTACAAAGCCTATAAATGCACCTGTGCCTGAAACAACAATTCTTACTCCACAGCCTTTATCTCCACCTGCCAATGATCTTCAAGATCATGTGAAAGCAAATGGTCTTGACTATGCTGATTTTGATAATGATACAAGCAGTCCATTTGAtaatatggaattaaaaacaattaacgAAATGGAAGAACTTGCTCaggttaataaaatatctcttaattattataatcaagAAGTGAATCATAATCTTAACACATATATTGTTCATATTTTAGGTATTACAGCCTACATCTCAATGGATACCACCAGCAAAATTAGAGAGTTTATTGAATGATTTAAGTGTTAATGATAAGTCGAAAATTCATGCacaagaaaaaaatgataatgtcaaaaatgaaacgattGACCAAGAACAAGTTAATGAACAAGAGAATGTCAAACATCGTAGTGTATCTGCGATTGTACAAGAACTTCAAAGAGATTTAAAAAGACCACTCATGGAGGtaatagtattttttataaaatgtagcATACTTTTGaatgatttcaatttttaaattacttatcCATTATATGTACAATAGGATTGGAAACCTTGGCCAAATTTAGAAAGTCCCGACACTAGCACTCATGAAACATTAAAGCAAGAAGAACCTATGGTAACAAATCAAGTTGctattatgaatttattattggaTTTAACAgaggaagataaaaaattagcTCGGCATTTGAGCGATATGGGATTTCCTTTATCGAGAGCTGCCCGTGCTATACGCGAATTAGGTGGtcaagataataaaaagattgtagaatatttattggCTGTGCAAGCTTTAGAAGAAATTGGAATTTCCGGAGAAGATGCTGAAAAAGCTCTTGCTCTTACAGAATACAATCAAGAAAAAGCCAAAgtttattatgaaaatctatGTGTCTTACGAGATTTAGGTTTCCCTGAAGAAAAGGCATCTACTGcacttttaaaatgtaatatcgaCCGCGATAGAGCTTTAGATTTCCTAATAGcgtaaatatagaattttataaaaaattattattagaatggtctaaacaaattttttactgcgcaaaaagtaaaaatttaacatgtaaaataattaaaaattaaaattctaaagaaatattatattattttaaaaacagttatataataaataaaataaataattttttcgtaTGATGGGAGTGCAAAGTACTAGCCAttgtaagataaaataatatgtaaatgttttgATATTGGAAGATTGATACAAAGCTTTTTACTCTGATTTAAGacattaaacttttatttttttaatgcaatttatttacagaattatttaataaaatatcattaatttatacaatgcCAAGTATGTCTGATAGTCATATTGGAATGTTTAGAAAATTCAGCTGCACATCTGAAAAATTAAAGCCATTATCATATATGGATCTGTATATAATACTTATCTTACCTTTTACAACAACACAATGCAACTGTTGTTATAGACTCTGTGTAATGGCTAACACCAACAATAATCCAAGCTTCTGTGAATATTGGTTCTTGACATTGAAAATTCACACAAATACTAGTTGGACCATTCATTAGCAAATTACatgaaacattaaaatcaagtttctgataattttttattgcaattggTTCATATTGAACATTTATGCTTATAGGTGATACAGAAATATTAAGTGTATGTTTATATCTAAAATTCAGTATCAATCAGATAATGTATTCTTAGAATATCAAATGATATTAGAAGTCTAAGTTTGGTAAAAATAAGCAATTACCTTTCAGTATAAACTTTTCTTAAAGCTAACTCCCATAaagaaataactttattttcatgtatatTATGAACTTTCAAAAGCTGACGTGGTAAATCAATCATGAGATCAGTATCTTTTTCATGTAAAGcatctatttttatctttaactttatatttgtatataatgtattgtTCTCACAATGGGTTGTAAAACATCTGtgattgtatatatttatagattcagtaacaaatgcaaataaatttgttttaaaggATTTTAACACACTTTAAggttacatttttcattatattatttttaaattgtatatactctataaaatgtacataccTATAGCCCAAGATATTTCTTTGACTTTGAATATATGAATCTTGAATTTGAGATGTTAACTGATAAAGAAGTGGATAAgacaaataattcaaatatatatttgcatcaAATCTAATGCAAGGGGATGATACAAATCCATTTAATGGTAAATATCTTAGcctacataaaaattattctgcataaaataaaagcatTTGAAATGTTAACAAAAACCTATCGATAATAAACTAtgatttaatgtaataattatttaatataacaacCTGTTAGAGCATACTGAAATTATTGATAGTTGTGGAGATAAAGTCAATCTATTTGGAAGTTCTTTCAAACAATTGTTATCAGCacttaattcttttaatttaggTAAGGAACCAATCCATTCTGGTAAtgcaacaaatttatttccagAAATAGACAAAATTTCTAAGTTATGCATTTGATTCATTTCtataagaattatatataaattcaagttaaatgaagttatttatttgatatttcttatgGCATCAAACAACTTACCAAATGGTAATTTGTTAATagaattatcatttaataacAAAGATTTTAGGCTAACTAAGTTTCCTATGGAAGGAGATATTTGCTCTAATTTATTTGCACTTAAGTCAAGAACTGTTAATTGAGTCATTTGACAAAGTTCTGGAGGTACTTCTTTGATTAAGTTTccatagatatataaattagtaACATTAAAGAGTTCTATAATCCATGGAGGTAAGGTAGTAAGTTTATtccatttcaaatatatttcttgaatGTGGCCCCCATAGACCCTTATCGCTTCAGGAAATTCCACAAGACCTCGACAATTCcaatgtaatattaccttattttttatttctttcaccATTTCTGTAGAATCTGAgtccatttttaaataagtttaatcaaaattgttttcatacataaaattgaagaagtaGATTCTGAATTTCTGAGGTTGGCAACCAACCTTCAAGGCATGTATGCTCAAAATAACTTTGGCCTGCTTgaaagatttatattaataacctactatataacaatattgttctatactgtattttataactgttttgaatttataactgcatatacatttacaatatACTCATTTTCTTCAATAGACACAAAAATGAACAACatataatttcttgaaaacattttaaattacaattattttgtaatagttAGTAATATTAAAGTTGACATTTCTAATACAAATGTCAAAATATAGCAATGCCATTTATTACAATACATTATTCATTtgattaaatacaatttattaatgaatatatttaaaaaaaaaatttacttctATTTCACATTACAAGTTTGTACTTACTGTTTTGTTAATAATGGTGAAAGAAAGTGGACACTAGGTAAATAACAATACgtttttgtattatatctgattatacattttgtttaattatattttatgaaatatgttattaaaaaatttggacTCAGCATATTGTGTAAAATTTTgcgaataatatatatatatattcatatcgAAGGCAAATACTAAATGTAAAACatattcttataattattttgtatatcaaGAAGtgtttacgtttatttattgtcAATCGTGAATCTTACCGATAGCTTGTACACACcataataatcaatatatatcgaacattatttattgtcaCTATATATCACTTATATATAggttaaattaattgatttaacCATGGCACGATGAAATATAGCCAAAAGCATGACCAGAAATAAGTAGAGATCATCATTGCTTATCGGCGAAATTTTGCTACAAAATGGATACAGAGGGCCTCTCGCGGTCAATGGCTGCACTATTAGCACATCTCGTCATCGGTACACTTGGGAAAAACGTACATATGCGTGGCGAGAGAAGAAATGTACAATCGTGAGATCTTGGCTgctatttttgtacaaatttataaagtttttacttgtatttattcagaagaaagaaacacatatatttttgaaaacataaCTATCaattcttacatttttaatacctACATTACAAACACCTCCATTacaaacttttttctttaaaattattacaaattgtttctttttatacgtgGAAACCTTTTTTcacattatgtattttttaaataatgacaTTAGTAAGGGGTATAGCAAGATAAAGGGATTAAAACTGCACCATTCACCAACAGCTGAAAGAGAACATCGTAAAGCAATTATGAATTCTTTACTTTAACcagaaatgtattatttatttttctttagtccgtgcctctcggttttggacgaactttcagctttctttacagcaACCAGAAATGTAATTAGAGTAAATAGAATACGAtgtttatgataataaatttgtaaaacggaaagcataataaattttgtgcACGTCAATGACTATGATAGTTATATCTTACCTGTTATTGTCATACCTATTATCAAGGGTATGACAAAATGTTTACGCGTTTCTGCTCTATTGCATTTACATAACGCTAATCGCAAGAACTCAATCTTGTTTGAAATGTCAAAGTCTTGAGTGCTAAAATATATAGGATTTGTTTCTGCACATAATTTGTATAAGTTCGTGCAGTAAAATTTCAGGTACCATTTTTTGTGGAATTTAGCATTTTTGGGGGCTAATTTAACTAATTAGTGTTCTGTTGATCACGTgaaaagtgagggcagtagagCAAAATGTGTAAACAATTAAGCAGTGAcctatttttttatcatcCTTTGTTGCGTCCAAAGCTAATATAACtagacaattatttttaaaatttacttgtGTCTATTCTATGTTATGTTATCAGAGAGTGTTGCGAACTTTAAATCTACAAATTTAGAAACTAAACGCTAATGACTTATGTATGATAACCTAAATCAtacaatttaaacaaatttttgatacaatagaaatgaaaaagttctATAAGAATAATTGAGCATATGCAGTTCATGAatagtttatttcaatttattaatcatgGATAGATTTTCAAGTATTGATTGGTAAGTACGaagaatcatttttaaatatcttaacTTATTAAGAATTagcatatattttaatcagCAAAAACCACCAAGATTATTGCCATTTTTTTACTTTAGCAGAAAATAGatgatatttatcattttaatgaaatttatgattcATACTTTGAGATGGACaaccataaattttatttatgcaaaacaaaaattttgtattttttatttaattttcgtattttttcaaccttattatgaattatattttactaataaagtaaattattttccatatgtttatgtaataatttataaaaaatatttgaagaaaatattttttagaaatattttttcttattctttattaaaaatatgtaatctgttatattattatgaaagtTTCTATtcttaattacatattttagtTGTTTAAGATACTTTgtcataaaaaaatgtatgtacatgttaaatacatttattattatctaaatattgattattgaaattgatataaaataattgtaaatttctaaactataataaataaaaattttaatattatgtatcaaatttaatagGAATACTGCATTGGAAGACCTAATAGATAACACTTTTATTAATGAAGGAAGATTAGAGAAAGAAAGTGTAATGTATCGAATTATGACTGGCAATTTCAAAGATCCATTTAATGATATTGAACAAGATTACaagaatgttaaaataaatctaatgaAGGATGCTGATCCTGACTTAAATGAAATGGAGAAAGAATATGAACCTAAGCACACAAAAAAGATCAAATGTTATATACCTGGTATTGTTAAACCAATGTTTAAGACTCTTAAGAAATCCAAACTAAACAAGGAACAACAAGCAATGTGTTTAAGAGTCTTGTTAAGATTTTCAAAATCTGATAAACCGAAGCTAACACaaatagagagaaaagaaTTAGAAGCGTATATGGTACTTAAAGCATAatgtcataaaaaattattgaaattactcTCTTAATAAAGAAGTTATATAAGTGCAATTTTaagttattttctataatatataattatgtctGTTATTGTAGGACTTACAACAAATAATATCTCAAGAACAAGAtgaatttttggaatttgCAAAAAGTAAATGGCATGAAAGATCATTTAAAATCGCATGTgaagattatataaatttacattggaaattaaagttacaatgtatttataaattacctAGATATTACACTGAAGTAACAAGCATTCCATTTGTagcagataaaaatattcaagtaaaatttctttctaattgtTTACAACTGGTGAGTAATACAGATATTATTTACAAGtagttataaataatgtatataattagaGATGTAgctaataaaaacaatatattatgttttattgccttacaaatcattttttttcttttttgaaggGTAAATTACAAAAGATAGTGTTGCCAACTTTTACTGGACCATGTATGCTACATATAAATTCAAAACAATTACAAAAACGATTTCTTCCTGAAAAAGATAATGTCAAAAAATCATtgatgttttttaaattacctgTAAGTGAAGATGCAAATTGTCAAAAATTGGCCGAAGATAATAATGTAGATTTGGTAATTTCATCTAGTGGTCTTAATtgtttagtaaataatattggTCCAACGTATTCAAATTCGTGGATTTTACCCATAGTCATTAAAAGGCacaatgataaaaatgttatctaCATAGATAAGCCAGCACCTCCAGTTGCAAGTACTATACCAGAAAAAAATACTTGggtgtataaatatattctgaaatatttttttattggtACCAAACATTTAACTTTAGAGAGGTAAGGTAGAAACTTATTCTTtccacatatttttatttaaattatatttctctttttaattaattatgaataacATTACAATTTACACTTTTGACTAcataataatagtaatgaagatgataatatatttgatgATGTTAATTGTgagaaactattaaaattagaagaagaatatgaaaatgcttcaacaaaaattaacaatgAGTTATCTTCTTCAAATGCATCAGAAGAGGATAAaagttttgaagaaattttaactcAACAGAATCTGACAAACTGTGAAGAATCTTTGCATACAACCACttctaatttttgtaattcctTTAGTTCTACAAGTAATGaaggtaaaaatatatgtaatgtttatatagatatatgtctCTCAAGTTATGTCTTGATGAAAATTACTACTTATATAAGctataaaaactgaaaaaagattaagtaataaaaacaTTGAAAGTAATCAATTTTGTGAATTAGTAGATATACAAAATGGAACCTCTGAAGTGATGGAAAATTGTGTATCATATAACTTGTTTACAATTGGGTCACTACTTTCAGAACAGAATGAATTAATGAAAGAtgttattaaagaatataaaatgttagtTCGAACAAAAACACATGGGTTTGAGGTTTGTGTTTgctatgtaatatttaatatccttttaatttattgaaatgtttctAAAAGGTAGTCTGAGAAAAAcagttaaaattaataatatagtgtttagttaattatttatcttatttttacagACTTTAGAGAATGAAGTACAAAGATTGTTATTGTTAACACCAAAATTAGAGCATCAGACTGATCTTGGTGCTGAAGCTGTAACATTAGAAGAAGGATTAAAACAATGGGTATCTTTGATATTTAGGCCTCATACATTTCTAGCTCGaggtaaattatttgtaatcaaaaatatcggtataataaattagttgtattatatttgcatagaaatatgttacaataatatatCCAAAAGTAATGCAAtgtgtgtatatttattttagttcgAATATTAAGTGAAACAtcagaaatattacaaatagaaCATCGTACAGCAACatctataaataatgaaattaaaagactTTATAACACAAAAGTTGAagatactttaataattttacataatgttattcaaTCTCTTGCAAATTTATCTCCAGGACGTTATATTTTGAGGCATACAATAAGAAATGGAGCATTTGCTCCTGTTTTTAAATTAGCAGAAAGTTCAGGGTAAGtgattgtaaaataatgtattatttaattttattgtccCACTATCTATTTGCAGAAAAAATAATCTTGATATTCATACAATTTATGATGAGATATTTCACACTTTACCTAATCCACCTTGGATTCCATTAGACAAAACCTTACCAACTCCAATGCTTAAATGTTTTGAAAGAATGCCAGCTTTGTTTTATccatcaaataataaaacatgttCTGTTAATAAAAAACACACCAAATATAACACAggtatataatactatataattatgattatgAAGATAGctataattaatgttattaatatttccttagGATTTGCATGTAGAAGTTTaagaaataacaagaaaaaatgATCACTACTCGATATCAACAAGTGGAGAAATACATTTCTTTAACAAATCagctttttctattgtttttatttctctacTTAATATACAaacacaaattttaaattttatatgcttccattattatttgtttattacagTGAGATCTAAAGTGTGATACAACCTGTGTTACAAATGTATACATttgatgtaattttaattgttttttaactttaactataataaattattattgcatCTGTATAATCTTCTGTATCTTGTGTGAActacgtaatataataaaatatagcagaATATAACACGATCTATCATATATTAtggaataacaaataatatatcgtaatatacaGTTTCGAATCGGAATAAGCAATTCGAGACTATACCGGCACTATTTGgcttaattttattctcgaaTGAGACAAAAAAGAACATGGAGAAGGAATGAGAGGTTTGAGACAACGGCAATTTCATAAAGTGATCGGCCGAGCAGTATATAACACATCAGGATCGCTAATATTAGAATGAGAaagcattatatatattctattcgTTGTCTATTAAATGATGTCACTATTCGTTCGATCACAAAAATGTATGGCTTCTTGCTTTCACAGACTTACTCGTTTCGAATCTCTCACTCTGTCGGcgaattcaaatgaagaagaGGGGATAGCGAGTTGCTTATTTTGAGTCAGAAACCAGTTATTATaggcaaaatttatttcgagatAAAACTGTAGTATAGTATATTTCAGATTTGATTTCAGTTCTAGTATCTTAATTACCAGTCGTATACATTTTCTAAAGTTTCTTAAGGTAAGATAGGATAGTGAAAAGAGAATTGGACTTATGCTATCTCCTCTTACTATGTTCTCtgtatgtttttttattattggtTTTTATTTGAGTATTTGCGTTGTGTTAGATGCTGTAAAGTTTGCATATTTAACAAGTtaggtatatataaaaaaataaatatttatcgtatcttttacgtgtatataaaaataaaagtattgtctttttttaaataaatataaaataattttgtaaacgtataaaataaacactattaaaagtaaattatgttataataatgttatgtgtagaatttataaatattgaaattaaatgttatataaaagtatgtttgataaatatataagacCAGAGAGGAAATTTCCTCTCTGATGTAACTTACACATATTTTAAGacttatatatctataaaacaCGGCCATTAAATATACAACGTACTAAACaatgtttaacattttaatatatttatattcataaagattttttttataacaatttgtacaaataGTAGGTTTTCATCgtcaaatatacatatatatatatataaacattcttaataaaaaatagtatataactatGCAATTTAGTAAACTAGTAtacttcataaaaaataaattttagtataTCATAAAAAGCACAGTATAGCACCATAAAGATTCTTTAGAGATTCCAAAATTGTGTAAAAGATATAGTAAAATGCACAATCTTTTATACccatatatttaattaatagattGATGTAAAGCAAAAGTATAAGCAAAAGTGTGCAAGACACTCATCATTTATTTGGgccataaatattattaaagctTAGGAATttatcatgaaatattttcttttaattaagtaGAAACAAGTGAGAGTAAAGCCTTTTTGTAATCTCCAGATGTATCACCCTAGAACAGAAAATTTAGGTATTAATTTGagcattaatattcaattgtatGTGATGTAATCTAcagttagaaatttttattagaatgaAATCTTTACTACTTCCTAATTTTAGTACTATGAgcaaaatttttgaaaatatatatagttatcTTTAATTCTTTAGATACACGAATAGCCcattatatatctataagattattttccttaataaattagatataaatCCTAACATACTGAACTAAGTGCTTGATCGATAATGTAATACGTATCTCATGAGTATGAGTATTATCTGAGCATCGCATTACTTAATTAGTTAAAATCAAGCTTTACTTCTATtctatgttttttaatataataaaacaattttattatagaattatatatacagtGTACTgctagaaatatattttaatgacatATTACAATACTTTACTaactaataatatatcataaaatattgaagaaagaGTAATATGAATACATACCGCAATCCAGCTTTCCAATGATTTTCCATAACGTTCTTCAAAAGCTTTTTTAATATCACCCAAATCAATTTCACTTCGAGAAACAATGATGCGGATCAATGTTCGATCTTTTGTACCAATACCATGCATACTGGCATATAATCGCTCAGCAAAGAAACCAACTTTTGATTTTACACATTTTACTGTTGTGTAAAAATTGTGttgtaaatatcatttatattaaattatataaaatacagttcttaaattaaaacataaatatatagtatatagttCAATAATGTCAATACTACAATTTCATTGTACTCAATGTGTACTCACTCAATGTGAGTTTCCCACACATCATTGTAATTATGTTGAAAATCAAGAAGTTACAAATAGATAGAGCATTGTTTAGATTTCTTacagcaaaaataaattttctagtGTTTATTAGACATTAACGAACATACTACAAACGTACAGATAAGGTTTTCCCAATGAAAGTGAGTCTAAATAAGATCATATTTGTACTCATTTTAATTAGGAAGACTTCATCTATCTATTGATAATATTCTCAtaagagagaaatagaaatttttatttctgttatgCACTCTTTgctccgttttttttttttttttaataatcagtCACATGGCTCTGAGGACCTGATCTAGCAAAACATGATGAGGGTGTATTGAGAATATGACTGTTACAATGATCCAGAGAACACTGTATTAAGCATTTCTATAAACAAAATACTGACCTATTCCAAGGAGACCCTTCTCAAGGCTTCCAGAAAACTCTTTCTTAATAGCAACTTCAATGTCATGAccagatattttttcatattcaataaAAGTCTGTCTTAATTGCTGATAGCTACGTGTTACTAAAATAGCATTAAACTGTGATTCATCTGTGCCCCATTGTTTCTCACCTAtaccaaaataaataattatgtttcaagtaaatatattatattacttatgattaataattcttatatcAAAACAAAACacagatttcttttattttattaataattattgaaaataattatatattcctttttcattaaaaatagtttgtattattataaataccaGCTTCATAAAGTGCCTGAGCATCTGCTATAGCTTGTGCTTGATCTATTCCTTGATTTTCATCCCTGTTTGCTTGAACAAGAGAAACTAATAATCTTTTGAAATGTCCTGAAGTATCCCCCTTTAATTCACTTTCAAGAGATTTTCCATATACTGttaagaacaaaatatttttaaattaagaaatataaatgttttatataatagtcCTATATAAACTTAaacttatttttctaaaatttaattaaaataagtaattgCTAGACTTACAGTTCTCATAAAATGTTGCAATAGTACGTATACCGTAATTGCTCAATGTgcataaaatttctacaattgCTTCTTCATCAGTTCCTAATCCGCTAACTGCATCATGTAGTTCTTTAGCATAATAATGAGGTAACGGTGTCATAAGAGCTATTATAACATCTTCCAATTTCCCTGTTAATTCACTTTTCAAATCACTAACTAGATCTTTTCCatataaagttttatatgCTTCAGCAATTTCTAATCTCTGAACAATTCCTCTCCTTGTAAGTACATCAATAATAGTTTTTTCATCAGTACCAAAACCTTTCATTGCTTTACGCAACATTGTAGCATCTGCA
This genomic interval carries:
- the LOC122565891 gene encoding leucine-rich repeat-containing protein 28-like isoform X1, which produces MDSDSTEMVKEIKNKVILHWNCRGLVEFPEAIRVYGGHIQEIYLKWNKLTTLPPWIIELFNVTNLYIYGNLIKEVPPELCQMTQLTVLDLSANKLEQISPSIGNLVSLKSLLLNDNSINKLPFEMNQMHNLEILSISGNKFVALPEWIGSLPKLKELSADNNCLKELPNRLTLSPQLSIISVCSNRLRYLPLNGFVSSPCIRFDANIYLNYLSYPLLYQLTSQIQDSYIQSQRNILGYRCFTTHCENNTLYTNIKLKIKIDALHEKDTDLMIDLPRQLLKVHNIHENKVISLWELALRKVYTERYKHTLNISVSPISINVQYEPIAIKNYQKLDFNVSCNLLMNGPTSICVNFQCQEPIFTEAWIIVGVSHYTESITTVALCCCKRCAAEFSKHSNMTIRHTWHCIN
- the LOC122565891 gene encoding leucine-rich repeat-containing protein 28-like isoform X4; translated protein: MTQLTVLDLSANKLEQISPSIGNLVSLKSLLLNDNSINKLPFEMNQMHNLEILSISGNKFVALPEWIGSLPKLKELSADNNCLKELPNRLTLSPQLSIISVCSNRLRYLPLNGFVSSPCIRFDANIYLNYLSYPLLYQLTSQIQDSYIQSQRNILGYRCFTTHCENNTLYTNIKLKIKIDALHEKDTDLMIDLPRQLLKVHNIHENKVISLWELALRKVYTERYKHTLNISVSPISINVQYEPIAIKNYQKLDFNVSCNLLMNGPTSICVNFQCQEPIFTEAWIIVGVSHYTESITTVALCCCKRCAAEFSKHSNMTIRHTWHCIN
- the LOC122565891 gene encoding leucine-rich repeat-containing protein 28-like isoform X2, producing MVKEIKNKVILHWNCRGLVEFPEAIRVYGGHIQEIYLKWNKLTTLPPWIIELFNVTNLYIYGNLIKEVPPELCQMTQLTVLDLSANKLEQISPSIGNLVSLKSLLLNDNSINKLPFEMNQMHNLEILSISGNKFVALPEWIGSLPKLKELSADNNCLKELPNRLTLSPQLSIISVCSNRLRYLPLNGFVSSPCIRFDANIYLNYLSYPLLYQLTSQIQDSYIQSQRNILGYRCFTTHCENNTLYTNIKLKIKIDALHEKDTDLMIDLPRQLLKVHNIHENKVISLWELALRKVYTERYKHTLNISVSPISINVQYEPIAIKNYQKLDFNVSCNLLMNGPTSICVNFQCQEPIFTEAWIIVGVSHYTESITTVALCCCKRCAAEFSKHSNMTIRHTWHCIN
- the LOC122565891 gene encoding leucine-rich repeat-containing protein 28-like isoform X3 — its product is MDSDSTEMVKEIKNKVILHWNCRGLVEFPEAIRVYGGHIQEIYLKWNKLTTLPPWIIELFNVTNLYIYGNLIKEVPPELCQMTQLTVLDLSANKLEQISPSIGNLVSLKSLLLNDNSINKLPFEMNQMHNLEILSISGNKFVALPEWIGSLPKLKELSADNNCLKELPNRLTLSPQLSIISVCSNRLRYLPLNGFVSSPCIRFDANIYLNYLSYPLLYQLTSQIQDSYIQSQRNILGYRCFTTHCENNTLYTNIKLKIKIDALHEKDTDLMIDLPRQLLKVHNIHENKVISLWELALRKVYTESICVNFQCQEPIFTEAWIIVGVSHYTESITTVALCCCKRCAAEFSKHSNMTIRHTWHCIN